The stretch of DNA TTAGTAGACCAAAAGACCAAGAGAGTTTGGGTATTATAAACACTAAAATCATGAATGAGAGTCTTCTGGTTAAATGGATCTGGAAAATCTTTCAGCAACCAGATGagctttggtacaaaatctttgaAGCTAAATACTTAAGGGGTCATGGTTTTTTTTATTCTAAGGTAAATGGGGTCTCTCAATTTTGGAAGGGTTTACATAATGTAAAACATCTCTTTAAGTGGGGAGCTGTTTTCAAAGTGGGCAATGGTAAACTCTGCAGGTTTTGGGAGGACTGCTGGATTCAAGATGTGCTTTTAAAAATCCTCTACAGTAACCTTTATAATTTGTCTAGGAATCCTTTTTGCTTTGTTAGTGATTGCTATGAGAGGGGCTCTTGGGTAGTTGAGTTTAAAAGATGCTTATCTTCCCGAGATTGTGACAGTTGGCTGGGTCTTTTACATTTGCTTAAGGACTGTTCTTTGATTGACAACAAGGCTGATTGTACACATTGGGCCCTTGATAGGAAAAAGATTTTTTTCTACCAAATCGTTGTACCGATTCTTGACTAACAGGGGAGTAGCAGAATTGCTGGTGTCATATGGAAGAGCAGGGTTCCTTTAAAGATCAAATTTTTTCTTTGGCAAATTTCTAATAATAGGCTCCAGGTTGCTACTAACCTAATTAGAAAAGGGTGGAAAGGTTCTCAGCTATGTGGTGTTTGTGGTCAGGTTGAGGATATTGATCATATTTTCTTTCATTGTCACCTGGCAAAGTTTACCTGAGAGGTAATTTGTGAAGTATTTCATTTGTCTTCGCATCCTACCTCCTCGGAAGATTTCTCTATCTTTTGGTTAGGGGGCAAGGGGCCTCTACCAAAAAATCTGATCATTTTCTTATTCTCGGCCTTTGCCTGGGCTCTATGGATTACCAGAAACAAGATTGCTATTGAGAAGAAATTTCCAAAAGCTCCAATTGATGTGATATATTCTGCCTTGTTTTTGATTCAGAAATGGAGCGTGCTTCTTAGGAAGAAGGACCAGAAGCATATCATACAGGCAAAAGGAGACATTCTAAACTGGCTCAAGTCTTTCAAGATAAATCCTATTCTGCAATAAGATGTTGTTGAACTCTAGCTTGTAATAATCTTTGAAGCTACTTTTTTTCTTACTTTTTCTGTTGTGAACTGATATCCCCAATACTTGTATCAGCTACCTATTGCTTTCTAAAAAGCAGAGGATGTTTcctccttttttttaaaaaaaaaagtagatAGATCACCGCAAATAAGCTTGGCCATTGTCTCCATCGACGGAATCGACGGAAGACATCCCAGCTAGCTGGGAGATTGTGTTCAAGGCTAGAATAATTGCATTATAGTATAGACGTGTTGTTGACACATGTGCATCCCTGAACTGCTACTGTCGCGTTAGTATAGGCACTATACTaatcaaaataaaatatgcttattttatattggtagtttctacTTACTTATGATATCGTATTAAAGCTATAATAGTGTTATCAAATACTAGTAGTAAGGCAGTTGACGCAAGCATAAGCTTATACTGAATGGACGTGAATTGAATTTACCAAAGAGCCAGACATGCGAGTCATGAACCGAAGGAAGAAGCAGCACAGTTCATATATAGGGCCTTGgtacaacagcttcatgagctgttgtgagctgttttttttttttgccaaacacttattttcaaaacagcttcatgagtgaaACTGTTTTTactctcctctcacaaagacataagttggatgaagctagaaaaaagtagcttattgcagcttctccctcatttctctctctcaactatgcataaagtagttggtgaagctattttgccaaacactttctccaaaacagttcagcttcatctagaaagtcactcatgaagctattttctaaaaaaacagctttactagtgaagttgagctgtgccaaacaagcccatATTCTATGCATGAATCATTCCTTCCTCATCAACCAAAACTTAAAAATCTCGCACATAGTATTTTGAAAGGGAGCAAACGAAAATCGATTTCTCTATTTAAAGAAACAGTACCTGACTCCATGGTGCAGTTATTTGAAGGAGGTGGCACGAGCGCGCGAGGTGGCGAGTTGCCGTGGAACCGCGCGAAATTTGGCGAGAAGCCAGCGAGACAAGCGCCCGGACGAGGCGGCCGTGCCCGGGAGTCGGGAGATAAAGCCGGCGAGCCCAGGACTCGCGGCACAATACAGATCAACCCGCCAGCCACCACCAGGAACAGCGGTGGCGGCCGGCGGGGAGCCTACGTCGTCTCGACCCCCACGCCGGCCGATTGGAACAATCCTTCACCCTGCGGGCGTGAGGGGGCCGTTCCAGTCGAGCCGTCGGACGGAGATGGCGACGTCGACGGCGCCGGCGTCGGCCGCCGCGGCGTGGGCTCCGGCCGCTTCCTCCTCgacgtcgtcgtcctcgtcgtccATGGTTGTGCTAGGCTTCCTCTTTTTCTCTTCTGTTGCTTGGAATTGGGAATGTGATGACGCTAACTGGGTGAGATGGATGTTCCGGCGTGGAGGTGCGTGTGGCGTCGTGGTCGCGTGGGAGCCCTGCGCCAAGATTGGTTGCCGCCCCGTCCATTGGCCGGCGTCCGCAAGGTGAGGCCTCCATCCTCATCGCCGGCTGCAAGTGCCAGTTGCAAAGCTTTCTCGCAGAGATGTTCTATAGCTTTATAGGACGACGAATTCTTGCATGATTCAGCTGAATAATTACATTGTTTCGCACTGTTCGTAATGTGGTTCTAGATGACTGACTGAAAAACGATCAATTCATAGTTTGCATCTAGCTTATTGCCAACTATTTTGCTGAATTTCTGCGCGGAATCTGATAGAGCAAGTTCATCTGAATGATCTGAACAATTCAGTCCTTGCCTTGCCCTTTTATGAGGTCATCAACTGCAACCTTTTAACTGTTCTATATACGTTCTATGTGAAGCAGTTGCACGAGCTGTTGCCGGCCTGAATACAATGGTCCAGTTGCCATTAACCACTGGAAATGTGGAGTCGGTTCTGGATGAAGTGCGCCCGTATCTGATAGCAGATGGAGGCGACGTCGCCTTGCACGAGATCAACGGCAATGTTGTGAGGTTGAAGCTGCAGGGAGCATGTGGATCGTGTCCGAGCTCAGTGACGACGATGAAGATGAGAATTCAGCGACGCTTGATGGAGAACATACCAGAGATCAGCGCGGTCGAACGTGTTGCAGATAAGGAGATGGGACTTAAGCTAAATGAAGCAAATGTTCAAAAGGTATATTTGTTAACCTGTAAGCTTATTCTGTTTATTTATTCTGAATCTTGTAGACATACTAGATGATTTGCATGAATAAACGAACAGGGTAATTCAACTGTAAATGGTCGATAGGCCCAACACTGCTTGgcactgatttttttttctctaaagGGGCGTTTGTACTGAAATTTGATGCACTGGCTGTCTGAATAAAAAATGTCTAAGCAAATAGATACAAGTATCTGATTGATAGCTGATCTCAGACCATTAGTTTGTGCAACTTTTAGTGCTTGGTAGTAGTTCTAGGAACATTTGCAGATTCTTTTGGACTTGCATTTCGAAACTACATCGTTTCAATTTAATCTTTTTTGCCTGTGAAATACTGAAATTTGTAAATATGAGGTATGAAATACTGAAATTTGTCAGTTTTATTTTGTAGGAACGAGGAGCGTATCTGAAACTCTGAATCTGAATAGATAAAACATCTTTTCTTTATGATCaagtgatatttttctattaccATCATAACAATGGTTATTTGGACATTATACATTGCCTTCTTCTGGCTCCATTTTACGCTATTTACACCACTAAATGATTCACCTTTCACCTTCTTATACagataaaaaaaaactctatTAAGAGGGATATCTGAAAGTACTGGTGACTagagatgaaaacggtacggatattttccgaccgtattcgagaccgaattcgtttagagaggttcagatgtgtccgtatccgagtccgaatgtttaacatccgataccgtatccgtatccgaatacttaaatcgtatatttatgatgtcgacatctaatcatatcttatccgacatgattgacattatccatattcgtatccgaatccgaccagaaatatgaaaacaaatatgatatcggtgatatccgtccgtatccgatccgttttcatccctactggTGACCCCTCTAAACCAAATTTCAGGTACTAGCTGAGATTAGACCATACCTTGCTGGCAAAGGAGGTGGCGAGCTCGAGCTCATCAAGATCGTTGGCCACGTTG from Sorghum bicolor cultivar BTx623 chromosome 8, Sorghum_bicolor_NCBIv3, whole genome shotgun sequence encodes:
- the LOC8076294 gene encoding nifU-like protein 1, chloroplastic — encoded protein: MATSTAPASAAAAWAPAASSSTSSSSSSMVRVASWSRGSPAPRLVAAPSIGRRPQVARAVAGLNTMVQLPLTTGNVESVLDEVRPYLIADGGDVALHEINGNVVRLKLQGACGSCPSSVTTMKMRIQRRLMENIPEISAVERVADKEMGLKLNEANVQKVLAEIRPYLAGKGGGELELIKIVGHVVKVRLTGRAAGVKTVRVALTQKLREKIPSIAAIRVLS